The genomic window GTCGACGCCTCCCGGATCGCAGTGTTCACCTCCGTGCAGGTCGGCGTCTACGCCCTGGCCCAGATCCCCACCGGCATCGCCATCGACCGCTTCGGCCCCCGCAACATGTTGGTCGTCGGCGCGGTGGTGATGGGTATTGGCCAAGTCATCTTGGGCTTTACCACCAACTACTGGGCGGCCATCGGCGCCCGCGTGCTCATCGGCGGCGGGGATGCGACCGCGTTCCTGTCGGTCATGCGCATCCTGCCCTACTGGTTCCCGCTGCACCGCACGCCGATGCTCACTCAGGTCACCGGCTCCATGGGCCAGCTGGGTCAGTTTATCTCCGCGGTCCCCTTCCTCTGGTTGCTGGGGGCCACCGGCTGGACGGCGGCGTTTGTCAGCCTAGGCGCGGTGGGTATCATCATCGCGCTGGCCGCGGCGGTCGCGGTGGCCGATTCCCCGGAAAAGGCCGGCGTCTACGAGGAACAGGTCGTCGAGGTCCAGCCCAACTCCCAGGCGCTGTCCATCCCCCAGCGCCTGAAATCCGTGGTGACCTCCCCGGTGGCCTGGCAGGCGTTTTTCATCCACTACTCCAACTTGTTCTTCCAGATCGTCGTGGTGATGATGTGGGGCGTGCCGCTGATGACGCTGGGCATGGGCCTGTCGGAGGCCTCCGCCGGCCTGGTTCTCACTATTAACTCCGTCTTCCTCGTGCTCATCGGCCCGCTGCACGGCAAGATCTCCGCGCGCACGGGCAATGCCCGCGACCTGATAGCCGTCGGATTTTCCACGCTGCACGTGCTGTTCTGGGCGTGGTTCTTTTCCGCTTCGGAACCGCGCGGTTTGGCCGCGGCCCTGTGCTTCGCTTTCATCATCGCCCTGTGCTGCCCGTCCGCGAACTACGGCTTCGACCTGGTCCGCGAGCACCTAGGCCGCGACGTGGTGGCCACCGCCACCGGCCTGGGCAACATGGGCGGCTTCATAGCCGGCATGCTGGGTGCGCAGTCCTTCGCCTTCCTTCTGGATTCCCATTCCCAAGGCGCGGCCTACGAGTGGGGCGATTTCCGCTACGCCGCGTGGGCCGTCCTGGCGGTGTGGTCAGTCGGCGTTATTGGCATTCTGGTCACCCGCTGGCTGCGCCGCGGCGAAGAAGAGCGCGGCCCGCGCATCCGCATCACCCGCCTGCCGGAATAACCGCTTCCGGCGGCTCGCCGCGCGGTTTAAGCCGCGCGGCAAGCCTGGTCAGTTGTCCTCTTCGTCTAGCTCCGGGCGGGTCAAAAACTCCGCAACCGCTTCCGGGGCCTCGATGAATTCCTGGGTGGCCCGGTACGCATCGGTGTCGCGGTAGGCCACGTCCTGCACGCCGAAGTCGTCGAACTGGAAGATCTGCGCCCTGGGCGTGCCCAGCAGGATGGGCGAATGCGTGGCGATGAGGAACTGAGCGCCCCGCTGGACGGCCTGGTCGATTTCGGCGAGCAGCGCCATCTGGCGGATGACCGACAGGCCCGCCTCCGGCTCGTCCATGAGATAGAGCCCGCGGCCGTCAACGTATTCGCCGAGGATGTCGAAGACGGATTCGCCGTGGGAGCGTTTCATCAGGTCCACGCCCCGAGCGAGGTTGTTGCGCCCGGCGGCCCGCTCAGACTCGTCGCGCAGCAGGTCGAAGTGGGTCTCGTTGCGCAGGTAGTACCCGCGCAGGAGCGTCTCATCGAAGCGCAAGGCCAACCAGTGGGACAGCTCCGACTCCGTGTTGGTCCCCCTCACCGCTTCGGGCTGCAGTGGGCCGCCCCGCCCGCTGAAACCGGCGCTCAGGGCGATGGCCTCCAGCAGCGTGGATTTGCCGGCGCCGTTTTCGCCGGCGAAGAACGTCACCGGGCTGCGAAAATCGATTTTACCGAACTCCTGCAGGTAACGGGTTATCGGCAGCTGCCAGACATAGGCGCTACTCGCGCGGTGCCGGCGCTGCTCGAAAGTCCGGAACGCTACCGTTGTCAGCATGTCGGGCCACGACCTTCCCTAGTAGAGTCCGCGCAGCCGGGCAGGCAGCGCGTTCGCCATCCTTTCAGCCAGCCCAGTCTCGGCGCCGCCAGGGGGCAGGGCGCTGGCTGGGTGCAGCCCTACCCTACTGGTAAAAGGCAGGTACGTTTCGACGTTTCTGGCTCCGGCCACCACGAAGTCGTTGACCGTGGCCGCTATGGCCACGCCGCCCAAGATGGGCACTCCCAGCGCGACTGCCAGCATGCCGAGCGTTTGCCAACGCCTGCGGGCGGTGTAAGAACAGGACATAAACGTTACCTTTCCGTAATCTTCTAAGGGAAAGAATAAGCGTCGCGTCTGTGTGGGCGGTGGCGACTTCCTGCTATCTCGCTGCCGGTTGCCCGGCCCTGCCCGGTCGTGCCCCGCGGGGGCGGATGCAGCCCGCGCTACTGGCCGTCGTTGCTGGCGACCAGCGGGCCGGACTGGCCCTCGATGAGCCCCTCGTCGAAGGCCTTGAGCACCGCTTGGGCCTCGTCCTCGTTCAGGCGGCCCTCGCTGACGGCGGTGTCCATGACGGCCTCGAGCTCCTCCCGGGACTGCTCCCGGCTATCGCCCGCCTCGAAGGCCTGCTTGGGCATGGCGGCCTCCGGGATGCCCAGGGCTTCGGCCAGCTCAACCAAGCGGTAGCCCGGGCGCGGTTCCTCGTCGTCGGCGTCCTCGGGCGCGGTGGTCTCCGGCCCGGTAACCTGCGAGGCGGCGTCGCCGACCGTGCGCCCCTGGTGCGTGGTGTTCAGCGGCCACATGAACCAGGCCGCCACCAGGGCGAAAATTAGGGCCAGCACGACCACGGCGCCGGCGACGACCCACTGCTGACGATGCGCGTCCGCCTGCCCGCTGACCGCCCGCGCGGCCCCAGCCGGCTCCTCCGCCCGAGTGGGCTGAGAGGGCGCGGTGGGTTCTGTTCCTGCCATGCTGGCCCCTTGCCTGAACTAAGAGAGAATCGAATAAACAAATACTAGTGCTGAACTCTCGGGAATTCTAGCGCCTAGAAGTGCCCGAAGCTATCACCGCGGCGCGGCGGTTCCTGCCGACCGCTCAAGATATCGATCACGCTGCGGATGGCCGGCTCGCCCACCGGGCCGAAGTTGGGCTTGCGCTCGTCGACGCCACGGCCGTCCTCATCGACCACCTGGTGGGGCCTGTCCGGGCGGTGGTGGCTGGTCGGGCCCTCGATGGTGATGACAAGCTTGTCGTCTTCTACCTTCAGCTCCGTGTCCGCGCCCGCGCCGGCCGCGCGCGCCGAGTCCATAAATCCGCTTAAGTCGCGAAAGGTAGCCGCCGAAAGATCCAAAGAAATCTGCAGTGCCATGGTGTTTTCTCCTCTACTACTGGTCCGCTGTTTGTGGGGCTAAGTCGCTGTGGTGCCGCGTCCGCGGTGGGGCCACGTGGTGGGCCGGCCACCGTGGACGGCACGTCCCAGTCTAGGAAGGCTAACGCCGCTTGCCTAGGCAAAAGCCGACTTTGCCAGCAAAATCAGGGCGAAATCCGGGCGACCCCCTAGGGGCATTGCTGCCGCTTGCTAGTCGTGCTCGAAGGATTCAGCCTCGCCCCAGAAAACCTCGTCGACCACCCGGCGGGCGTGCCGGGTCAGCTTCAGGTAGGCCTCCAGGAATTCCTGGTTGTCCTCCGGCGCCCAGCCGACCGCACCGGCCACCTGGGCCAGCTGCGGGCCCGGCTGCGGCAGCTGGTCCACGCGCTTGCCGCGGACCAGGACCAGGGCGTTGCGGGCATCGGTAGCCATCAGCCATGCCTCCCGCAGGCTGGAGACCTGCTCGGAGTCAAGCACCTCGCATTCCTCCAGCGCGTCGAGTCCCCGCAGCGTCGACGGGTCGTGCAGCTGGGTGAATTCGTGCGCGTGCATCATGGTCAGCAGCTGGACTGTCCACTCGATGTCGGTCAGCGCGCCGCGACCCAGCTTGGTGTGGGTGTTGCGGTCCGCCCCACGCGGCAGGCGCTCGTTGTCCACGCGGGCCTTCATCCGCCGGATGGCGCGGATGGTGGACTCGCTCACGCCCTCGCTGGGATACCGGAAGCGGTCGATGACCTCCAGGAACTTCTCCCCTACGTCCTTGTCGCCGGCCACGAAGGCCGCGCGCAGCAGCGCCTGCATCTCCCAGGGCTCGCCCCACTGGTCGTAGTAGCGCTCGTAGGAGGCGATCGTGCGCACCACCGCCCCGGACCGCCCCTCCGGGCGCAGGCCCAGGTCGACCTCCAGGGGCGGATCATCCGAGGGCTTGGACAGCCGGCGCCGCATCTTGTCCACGATCCCGATTGCCCACTTGATAGCGGCGGTCTCGTCCACGCCCGGCGCGGGTTCGGCCACTATCATCACGTCCGCGTCCGAGCCGAAGCCCAGTTCCATACCTCCCAGCCGGCCCATGCCGATAACGGCGATCCGCGCCGGCGGGCGCACCGGCTGCGTGGCCGATGCCCCGTCGGCATCGTCAGCACCTTCCGTGCCGTCGGGGTCTCCGGCGGTTTCGGCTGCCGCTGCTTCCTGAGCGCGCAGCCAGGCGCGGATCTCGGCGCGCAGGGCGGCTTCCAGCACCGCGTCCCAGACCAGGGATAGGTCCCGGCAGACCTGCTCGACCGGCATGAAGCCCAGCAGGTCCGCGGCGGCGATACGGGCGAGCTCCACCCGGCGCAGAGAACGCGCCACGGCCACCGCCTTGTCCGGGTCGGCGTGCCGCTTGGTGGAGTTGACCAGGGCTTTGAAGGCCTGCTCCGGCTGGGCGTCCATGAGCTTCGGCCCGGCGGCGCCATCGGAGAGCAGCTTGACGGTATCCGGCGCGGCGATGATGAGGTCCGCGGTGTACGGCGAGGTCCCTAGGATCTTCATCAACCGCTGGCCGACGATGCCCTCGTCCCGCAGCATCCGCAAAAACCAGGTGCGGTCAAAGGCTGCCTCCGACAGCTTGCGGTAGTTGAGCAGCCCCATGTCCGGATCAGCGGTGGAAGACAGCCACTCCATCAGCGTAGGCAGCAAGATCGCCTGGATCTTGGCTTTGCGAGAGCTGCCCGCCGCCAGCGAGGTCAGGTGTTCGAAGGCGCGGTCCGGGTAGTTATAGCCCAGGGCGGCCAGCTGCAGCTTCGCGGCCTCGGGCGAGAGCTTGAGCTCCGCGGAACTCATGGAGACCACCGAGTGCAGCAGCGGGCGGTAGAACAGGCGCGAGTGCAGCTGCGAAATCCGGTGGCGGATAGTCCGCAGCGTCGTCGCCATCATCTGGGCGGCGGAGCGCTGGCCCGTGGGCGTGAAACCGGAGATCTTGGCCAGCCACTTCCACGCGTCCGCGTCATCGTTGGGCGGCATGGTGTGGGTGCGGCGGAACCGCTCCAGCTGCAGGCGGTGTTCGAGAAGCCGCAGGAACTCATAGGCCTCGATGAGCTGGTTGCCGTCCTCGCGGCCCACGTACCCGGCGCTGACCAGGGCGGCCAGGGCATCGACGGTAGACAGCACGCGCAGGCTCTCGTCGGAGCGGCCGTGGACCAGCTGCAGCAGCTGGATGGCAAACTCCACGTCCCGCAGACCGCCCGAGCCCAGCTTCAGCTCCCGGGCGCGCAGGTCCTCAGGCACGTTGTCCAGCACCCGGCGGCGCATGGCCTGCACGTCTTCCACGAAGGACTCGCGCTGGGAGGCCGACCAAACCAACGGCCCGATGCGCTCCAGGTAGTCCTGGCCCAGCGGCAGGTAGCCGGTCTGCGGGCGGGCCTTGAGCAGCGCCTGGAACTCCCAGGTGTGCGCCCAGCGCTGGTAGTACTTCACGTGCGAGTCCAGCGTGCGTACCAAGGCCCCGGACTTGCCCTCCGGACGGAGGTTCGCATCCACCTCGAAGAAGCACTTGGTGCCAATCTGGATGAACTTCGAAGCCACCCGGGTGGCCTTGCTCAACCTGGCATCACCCTCCTCGCTCAAGGGCTCGGCCACGAAGATGACGTCGACGTCGGAAATGTAATTAAGCTCCCCGGCCCCGCACTTGCCCATCGCGATGACGGCCAGCTGGCTATCCAGCGGTTCTTCGCCGTAGACGGTTGCCGTGGCCACCGCCAGCGCCGCGGTCAGCCCCGCGTCTGCCAGCGCCGTGGTCAGCCGGGTGACTGTTGAGTATTCGATGCGCGGCTGCGGGCGGGACTGCCCCTTGCGCGAATAAAACGTGCCCGCCAGGTCGTGACTGGCCACGCGCATCATCAGCGTCCGGTAGGTCGACTTCAGCGCCCGCGTGGCGTCTTGACCCGTCGTGCCGGCAACGTAGCTGCCCGGGGTGGTTAGCTGCGCGCTCGCCGTGTCCGGCCGGTCGAGTTCGGCCGCGAACTGCGCGGGGCGGGCATCGACCGCGCCCAAAAGCTGCGCGAGCATCTCCTCCGGCTCCGGCAAGGGCTCGGCCAGCTGGCGCCAGAGCTCCGGCTCGGCGGCCAGGTGATCCCCCAGCGCCGTCGATGCCCCCAGAAGCGCCAGCAGGCGCACC from Corynebacterium confusum includes these protein-coding regions:
- a CDS encoding MFS transporter, yielding MSTPENHRPNPREVITTKALYVWVAAVLVYIVAITGRTSFGVAGVDAIERFSVDASRIAVFTSVQVGVYALAQIPTGIAIDRFGPRNMLVVGAVVMGIGQVILGFTTNYWAAIGARVLIGGGDATAFLSVMRILPYWFPLHRTPMLTQVTGSMGQLGQFISAVPFLWLLGATGWTAAFVSLGAVGIIIALAAAVAVADSPEKAGVYEEQVVEVQPNSQALSIPQRLKSVVTSPVAWQAFFIHYSNLFFQIVVVMMWGVPLMTLGMGLSEASAGLVLTINSVFLVLIGPLHGKISARTGNARDLIAVGFSTLHVLFWAWFFSASEPRGLAAALCFAFIIALCCPSANYGFDLVREHLGRDVVATATGLGNMGGFIAGMLGAQSFAFLLDSHSQGAAYEWGDFRYAAWAVLAVWSVGVIGILVTRWLRRGEEERGPRIRITRLPE
- a CDS encoding bifunctional [glutamine synthetase] adenylyltransferase/[glutamine synthetase]-adenylyl-L-tyrosine phosphorylase, which translates into the protein MRATVPSPATLGLTRANAAADLEWLGWNNAESTELLWCLAAAGDPDLALNTVMRLYQGLDDSGRELDQQMRANEALRVRLLALLGASTALGDHLAAEPELWRQLAEPLPEPEEMLAQLLGAVDARPAQFAAELDRPDTASAQLTTPGSYVAGTTGQDATRALKSTYRTLMMRVASHDLAGTFYSRKGQSRPQPRIEYSTVTRLTTALADAGLTAALAVATATVYGEEPLDSQLAVIAMGKCGAGELNYISDVDVIFVAEPLSEEGDARLSKATRVASKFIQIGTKCFFEVDANLRPEGKSGALVRTLDSHVKYYQRWAHTWEFQALLKARPQTGYLPLGQDYLERIGPLVWSASQRESFVEDVQAMRRRVLDNVPEDLRARELKLGSGGLRDVEFAIQLLQLVHGRSDESLRVLSTVDALAALVSAGYVGREDGNQLIEAYEFLRLLEHRLQLERFRRTHTMPPNDDADAWKWLAKISGFTPTGQRSAAQMMATTLRTIRHRISQLHSRLFYRPLLHSVVSMSSAELKLSPEAAKLQLAALGYNYPDRAFEHLTSLAAGSSRKAKIQAILLPTLMEWLSSTADPDMGLLNYRKLSEAAFDRTWFLRMLRDEGIVGQRLMKILGTSPYTADLIIAAPDTVKLLSDGAAGPKLMDAQPEQAFKALVNSTKRHADPDKAVAVARSLRRVELARIAAADLLGFMPVEQVCRDLSLVWDAVLEAALRAEIRAWLRAQEAAAAETAGDPDGTEGADDADGASATQPVRPPARIAVIGMGRLGGMELGFGSDADVMIVAEPAPGVDETAAIKWAIGIVDKMRRRLSKPSDDPPLEVDLGLRPEGRSGAVVRTIASYERYYDQWGEPWEMQALLRAAFVAGDKDVGEKFLEVIDRFRYPSEGVSESTIRAIRRMKARVDNERLPRGADRNTHTKLGRGALTDIEWTVQLLTMMHAHEFTQLHDPSTLRGLDALEECEVLDSEQVSSLREAWLMATDARNALVLVRGKRVDQLPQPGPQLAQVAGAVGWAPEDNQEFLEAYLKLTRHARRVVDEVFWGEAESFEHD
- a CDS encoding AAA family ATPase, which encodes MLTTVAFRTFEQRRHRASSAYVWQLPITRYLQEFGKIDFRSPVTFFAGENGAGKSTLLEAIALSAGFSGRGGPLQPEAVRGTNTESELSHWLALRFDETLLRGYYLRNETHFDLLRDESERAAGRNNLARGVDLMKRSHGESVFDILGEYVDGRGLYLMDEPEAGLSVIRQMALLAEIDQAVQRGAQFLIATHSPILLGTPRAQIFQFDDFGVQDVAYRDTDAYRATQEFIEAPEAVAEFLTRPELDEEDN